The DNA sequence aataccacTACATGCTCATAAAATAACGTATAAGcaaaacatttcataaaattaaaaattcagtTTAAAAACAGTAATAAATAGTGTTTCAGTCATTAAACCATGAACAAAAGTTTACAAAAATGCAGAtgcaaagataaaaatattaatttatttatatatttttgccgtcccattaaatatgaaacatttactttttggtacagaattttatgtaatattattttgtaaattaaacGGACAGAGAATGAAAttagacaaaaataataatagaaatgatgttatttctatttcgtgaaatgtgtcatttttaatggaatgatCCAAAAAAGTTAcgttcatttttaatgtaacaggagtattttttagttaaatttccAAACAAATTATGAAAGAGGATCAAAATCTCAAATAATTACTAAGTTTgagatttattatttcattgttCCATCTCCGACGAATTACGCATTGATGTGATAAcgatttaaaatatagtaaaggTAAAAACTGGTGCTGAACATATGcccattttacgattttggtcataaacattatcttttgaatttttagatCCCAAATATTTAAACCCGGATCACAATCGGTAAAGTTAATTATTACGTCAAATTTTAACGGTCAACAttttaatcccgattttgaccaattaaattgttaaatatGATTACTAACTCCCTAATAatatccttaattattttaataagttatcatttaaaatacaaaataaataatattaaaattgaaaatgagaaaataaaaataatcaattcaCGAGGGGAGCTTGGCCGTGTGGGGAGGGCGAAGTAGATCTGCGCGGCGTCGAGGCGGTCGGCAGGGGAGAGCAGCGGGATGTAGTCGTCGAAGTAGAGGCGGTCGAAGCTGCAGAGGAAGAAGGAATTtgggagggggaggggggaTTTAGGGATTGGAGCGCTTCGGTGGTGGTTGCGGGGAGGGGGAGACGGATGAGCTCTCCGGTGGCGGCAATTACGGGTCCGAGGGGAGGGGGGAGGGGGAATCGGAGGAGATgcattgattttgaatttctaattttctttttaatattatttattttgtattttaaataataacttattaaaataatttaggaCATAATTAGAGAGTTAGTAATCATATTTAACAGCTTAacttggtcaaaatcgggattaaaaatattgacagTTAAAATTTGacgaaaaaattaactttGGACCGATTGTGATCCGGGTTGAAATGTTTGagattcaaaaattataaagataatgtctaggaccaaaatcgtaaaatgcGCATATTttcaggaccagttttggcatttactctttaaaatatatggaCAACATACTATTGGGCAAAACAaaaaccattaaaaaaaaagaaacaaccATTAGTTAAGTTCGAAATGACATTATGTCTATGTGTTTTAAACagacaataaaataattgcaaaaatctcaaactcgccaatgtatttttaaaattttgaaaaatattacaaatcaAAATGATTTAGTAATTTGTTCTTTATCACTATGCAAATGTAATCAACTAGAGTATACAGGGATAGAACCAGAAAAACGAACTAGCCGATgctgaaatttttaaaaatatagttcTTCTTCCGTCCTATAATAGATGACATAGTTGGAGAATGACACataattttaggagatgttgtttagtgtgttaggtggaggagagaaaatactatatttatattaatgtgagagataactttttctaaaaaagaaaatatgacatattttatgGGGCAAACtaaaaagtgtgacatctattatgggatagaggaagtaatatataatatacacttctttgtcccactttaggagtcccaatcacttttctgcactcgttttgtaaaaatgctaataaataattaaatcggagaaatggtaaagtaaaagagaaaataattttgataaaagtcttctcaacattattctctatctttaccatttatctactttaactatctctctccgtcccaagatatttgACCCGCTTCTTTTTCGCACTCGTTTTAGACACAAATAAGAGtataaaatagttagagtggagatagagtaaagtaagagagagaattatGTAGAAGATagattattctttttcttattttactttttccccacttcaactattttatattatttttccaaaacaagtGCGAAGAAGAAACGGGTcaaatatcttgggacggagcgAGTGCTGAAAAGTGACATGGACTCTTAAAATGAGATGaagagaataataataataataattattattattgttattaaaaggtaatttaatacaattataATTCAGTGTGTTGTTTTTTCCAATCTTAAAAACTTAaacgaatgaaaaaaatataaatatggaatcaaatttagaaaaaactAATGCTAGTATTTTACTAGAATCAAAATACATTAGTTGTTGTAATGttgttatttatcttttaatttgattttatcaatttatgtaACCAAATGAGTTTATCAATAATTGTTTTGTTAAGTTGTAGAGTATATCGCAGAATAGTTTTAAGGAATCCAACTAATTTAACtgacataaattaataatctcaatatattaaattaatcaaaccccatttaaaaaatcacaattaacTTGAACCTAATAATCAAACAAGCCgctatcttcttcttttatctttcttcttcGCGGGGCAGCCATGGCCAGATGGATCCTGCGCCAGCGCTATCTCCGTCCCTGAGAGTATATTAAGTGgtggagtagtataattttctcGACTGATAACTCCATAGCACACGCCTTCCTCCGCCGCCAGTAATGGCCTTGATTTTACCTCGGACCATCCGAGCTTCCCTCCTCCGCCTCTCTGTCCGACATCTCACCTCCACCACCCTCGACGACCCTCCGCCGCTGCCGACTCCATCCGACACCTCCCCTCAACCCCTACCACCAAAACCCCCAAATCCGCGAATGGAACACCAATTCGAGTCATGGCTTCACAATCTCAAACCCGGATTCACCCATTCCAAGGTCCACGACGCCCTCCGGTCCCAGCCCGACCCGGACATCGCGCTCGACATTTTCCGGTGGACGGCGCAGCAGCGCCACTACAGGCACAACCACGACACCTACCTCGCAATGATGGAAATCGCCGTCTCAGGTAAGCGGTATCGCGCCGCCGAGACTCTCATTGATGAAGTCCTCGCCGGAGCTTGCTCCGCTAGCCTCCCGCTGTTCAACACCATGATCCAATTCTGCTGTGACCGTAAATTCCTGTTTAATCGCGCTTTCGATGTGTATAAGAAAATGCAGAAATCTGAGGATGCTAGGCCGAATTTGGAGACTTATGCCATGCTTTTTGGTTCACTTTTAAGGAAGTTTGATAAGTTGAATGTGTGTTATGTTTATTTGCACGCTGTGAGATCGTTATCGAAGCAAATGAAGTCTTCAGGGGTAATCCCTGATGCCTTCGTGTTGAACATGATCATCAAAGCCTACTCAAAATGCCTGCAGGTTGATGAGGCAATTAGAGTTTTTCGTGAAATGGGGCTGTATGGCTGTGTGCCTAATTCGTATACGTATAGTTATTTGGTTAAGGGTTTGTGTGAGAAGGGTAGAGTGAGTCAGGGGTGGGGTTTCTATCAGGAGATGAGATCAAAGGGGCTGGTGCCAAAAGTGACTACCtatttggttttgatttgTAGTCTGGCGATGGAGAGGAAGTTTCAGGAGGCGATCGAGGCTGCATTTAACATGATAGGGAATTCTTTGTCGCCTGATCTTCTGACATACAAGACACTGCTCGAAGAAATGTGTAGGGATGGGAAGGGCAACGTGGCGTTTAAGCTTCTTGAGAGTTTTCGAAAGAGGGACAGTAACATGAACGAGAAGACATACAAGACTTTACTGGAGGGGCTGCACTTTTCAAGTCGGGATTTCTAGCTGCTTTGACTTCTTGTATGGTGATTATAAAAGCTCAGTTAAATGTTTAAGATGATAGTTAGAGCATTTTGTATTTAGGGAATGATTCCCTTCTTCATGTTCAGATAGTTTACCTTCCCTCATTTTATATGGAGATATTTTTGGCCTGGCAGAGTTGAAATTTGATCGAGCTGGAAATTACATGTTGAAGTGTCTTAAATTCTTCATGACTGCATTCTTTGTGAATGAAGAATACAATTTTGCTGCACCTTTTAACTGTTTAGACGACACAGTAAAGgatatatactatttttagaGAAATGTGAAATGGCTTTATTTTCCTTGCTTTTCTTGCATATAATGAAGGTTTTAATACAAATCTACTTAGTCAAATACAGATAGTCCCTTGTCGCTGATCATTGATGATTCCATTCTCTTTACTGCTATTTTAGTGCCATCAGGGAGTTCTCCTTTATAAACAATGCCAAATCCTCCCTTCAACTTCATTTTTGCGGTTTTCGGTGTATAACATGTATGACATTGTCATTGATGCAACGGATAACATACCCAGTTGTTACATGATCAATGATTGCTCTGTGGTGTTGGGAAAGGTGAGCAGTTGCTTATTTATGCAGTATTTCTCTTGGACAATTAAGTATGCAGAATGCATggtattgtttttattttttttgtatttgtcGCTAAGATATTTGTTTGCAGTCTGAACTTTTAACTTTTGTCAATTCAACTCAGTTCTTTCTGTCACTATGGTGAGAGTTCTGGAGGTTTAAATTCCAGGGGAATCTTAGTGTTCAATGTTGTGACAGGGACCTTAAAGTGCAAATATTATTCTAATCAGGCTATGAACATTTTCATGAACGATTATATTTCTTCTCATAAGCCATAATATTATGTTTCCTAATCTTGTTTATTTGCATATGGACCTTTGCTCTACTGACCAAACACACGATTATGCTTGCAGCCTTTAATCTCTGGAGCTGCACTTGGACTGGAAGGACAGGTATGTTTCTTGATAAATGCATCCCCCTTTGGTTAATGGTTATCGATATGACAAAGGTCGcttttactcatttttatgTTGCTCATCCGTTGTCATTTGCTTTTGCAGCTAACTGTTTACAATTACAATGGAGGTCTGTGCTATCGTTGCTTATTTCCTACTCCGCCCCCTTCAACAGCATGCCAGAGATGCTCAGACAGTGGTGTTCTTGGAGTAGGTATATCGAACATCCAACCTCTATATTAATAGTAGTTTTGGAGTGTGGACCTTCTCTGTTTCTAAATCTGGTATATGTTCAAAGACTAAATGCTCGACTTCGTGTTGTGCGTCTTAGTCTTATTCTTGCCATTCAATGTGAATTATTCATTTACTCACTTTAGCATAAAATtactcaaatttttaattattattttctcattgTACTCATTTTGTCCTTCTTTTTACAAAAACAACTAGTCTATAAAAGATGTCATTTATATTCCTGACTTTTGTCACCACATTTAACAGGTCAAAATCAGAAGAAGGTCGCCCAAGAGTGAAGCTTGCTGAGAAAATTCAACATTGGCAGATGAGCAATTCTGTAATTTTGACTACGAAAATTTCACTCAATCTCCTCTATCCACGGTGAAATCGGgtatgtttattatttttcctatttacTTTGCATATTGTATTCTAGAACTAAACTACATAGTGTACTATAATCATTTGGATTTTAAGCGAATATAGGAAGCTTCTAAAACCTGGTATACCTTTAGGACATAAGGTATTACTCACTTAGGTGCTGGTCACTACCCCTGTAACTGAGAAACATATCCATCCGATCTAATACATACAGTTTATTGATCGAGAAGTTCACTAAATGCTACTGTGCTAGTAATATATGGTTAAACTCTCTTTAGTTCCATCATGACAAATTGTTAAATTGCATTTCATTGGTTTGTGGATAACCATGCTTTCTCTACATTTATACTTTAAATGGGTTTAGAGTTGCAGATTTCAAAACAAGACTAGCAATTTATTCTATTCACATATTTCCAGCTGGCTTCTGAAAGGAAATTGTCTGTTAGCTTTTGACCACAGCTGCTTAAATTTTTGCAGTCTCCATTGAAGTTGCACCTGCTTCCAGCAGAAGCCAGAATGACCAGCAACGAGTACAACGAGATAAATTTGAAAGGTGAGACCCATATATTGGTAGATGTCAGGCCTGCTCATCACTACAAGATCACCTCTCTACCGAAGTCCTTGAACATTCCTTTGGCAAGCTTGGAATGAAGGTTGTCTGAAATAGCTACAGCCTTTGCAAGAGAGGAAAGCAACAGGACTGCCACTGGTGAAACCAGTCAAGTTCCTTCTTTGTTTGTCATTTGCAGAAGAGGCAACGATTCTCAGAGGGCTGTCGAGCTCCTCCACAAGAAGGGATTCCCCTTTGCTAAGGACATCATTGGAGGGCTTGAATCGTGGTCACAAGAAGTTGATCCTAAGTTCCCAATCTATTAACGACGGTTCTGCTTGCAAATATAAGGTACATTCAGTTTCTTCTGTGGGAACTGATTGAAATCAGAAGGATGATATATACGCATGCATTCTCGAGCATTTATCAGAAGCATAACGATGATTTCGTCCTCGGAAAATCCTTCATAACTGTAACTTAATCAAATTACAGAGTGAGCTGTGTTTTAGATATATATGATTGAAAGATGATTGAGATTTAGGATGTGTGTCTTGAACTTGAATCGTATGGATGGTTCTAACAAAATATGAATCAAAAAGTGACTACCTATTTTGATCGAGGCCACATTTAACATGATAGGGAACTCTTTGTTGCCTGATCTTCTGACATACAAGACACTGCTTGAAGAAATGTGTTGGGATGGGAAGGGAAACGTGGTGTTTAAGCTTCTTGAGAGTTTCTGAAAGAGGGACAGTAACATGAACGAGAAGACATACAAGACTTTGCTGGACGGGCTGCACTTTCAAGTCAGGATTTCTAGCTGCTTTGACATCTTGTATGCTTTTCAAGCATCGGAACACCCTGGTGATTATAAAAGCTCAAGTTAAATATTTAAGATGATAGCTTGAGCATTTTGTATTTAGGGGTTCAGATAGTTTACCTTCCCTCATTTTATATGAAGATATTTTGGCCTGGCAGAGTTGAAATTTGATCGAGCTGGAAATTACATGATGAAGTGTCTTAAATTCTTCATGACTGCATTCTTTGTGAATGAAGAATACAATTTTGCTGCACCTTTTAACTGTTTACACGTCACAGTAAAGGAtactatatattactactatttttagaGAAATGAGAAATGGCTTTCTTTTCCTAGCTTTTCTTGCATATAATGAAGGTATTAACTATTAACACAAATATACTTAGTCAAATACAGATATCCCTGTTGCTAGCTAGTAGGTGTATTCTTGatgttttgtaatttaattccTTTAAGACGATGTTATACGAGTGTgtacacatatatatgtaacCTGTTTTGCCATCTTTCTCCCTCTCCCCCTTCATTTTGCTGATGCCTCATGTAGATAAAACTCTTGTGTTTTAgctttcatttttgttaaatatcaTGTTTAGTACTAACAGATAGATGATTCTAAATTTCtcagaaataaaatgaaaccaCCAACATTACTTTATTGAATGTAGACCAGGTATAGCatccaaaattacaaaaaaactGGTAACATACTAAGCTGAACAGC is a window from the Salvia hispanica cultivar TCC Black 2014 chromosome 1, UniMelb_Shisp_WGS_1.0, whole genome shotgun sequence genome containing:
- the LOC125223006 gene encoding pentatricopeptide repeat-containing protein At3g25210, mitochondrial yields the protein MALILPRTIRASLLRLSVRHLTSTTLDDPPPLPTPSDTSPQPLPPKPPNPRMEHQFESWLHNLKPGFTHSKVHDALRSQPDPDIALDIFRWTAQQRHYRHNHDTYLAMMEIAVSGKRYRAAETLIDEVLAGACSASLPLFNTMIQFCCDRKFLFNRAFDVYKKMQKSEDARPNLETYAMLFGSLLRKFDKLNVCYVYLHAVRSLSKQMKSSGVIPDAFVLNMIIKAYSKCLQVDEAIRVFREMGLYGCVPNSYTYSYLVKGLCEKGRVSQGWGFYQEMRSKGLVPKVTTYLVLICSLAMERKFQEAIEAAFNMIGNSLSPDLLTYKTLLEEMCRDGKGNVAFKLLESFRKRDSNMNEKTYKTLLEGLHFSSRDF